The proteins below are encoded in one region of Penicillium psychrofluorescens genome assembly, chromosome: 4:
- a CDS encoding uncharacterized protein (ID:PFLUO_007168-T1.cds;~source:funannotate), which yields MVSPNRSTQSHISQARKAEGVVDTATSRNAALEAAIDAAEHYMKALRLAPATEKTTLDAKCKDLLTRAEKIKGATDWQSAAWGESRKGLRPPTSKRKLTTREEIITLEGAKLNGFKFPPWQRPPAPEEFELPDNQVFTDSPDLHISECQRAIFAGWKRPRELLLSREADADNPVMSVSTTTDLVQDVLTDCSVVASLCAATSRSERGLGKHAMPAMSPCEGEQGDPQTSSSGKYIFCFYFNGSFRKVVIDDRLPSSKTTRSLHVIDRNNYNFLWPALVEKAYLKVRGGYDFPGSNSGTDLWVLTGWIPEQVFLHHEDTTSDEIWGRLYKPFHVGDVVLTIGTGKLTEQEQNGLGLVSEHDYAILDMKEVHGRRQFLLKNPWAGEEPEQTQFGFRKDELLPLSPGIFWMDCEQVLQNFENLYLNWNPGLFKYREDIHFTWDLSQGRGIAGCFIKNPQFSIHSESGGTVWLLLGKHFKTVDHHRIGDQEFISIYIFTADGRKVSLSDGALHRGPYVDSPNTLMRLEMPPKTTYTIVVSEQSLPSSSQNFTLSAFSSSPVTLAPSRDKYLCLNKAYGYWAPQTAGGNAESARYHANPQFSVQISERTDFSVLLESHEAELATHVKLFWSNGTRIARVRSRDIIADSGDYRRGCALAETKALDRGSYTLVCSTFAPDQLGRFTLWISSTVPCVVQPLASESAGRRIVVSQVGILSAGRDRMLAPLRVSRLTRLKLVARNRRSMIGARAVAPSPVLMTVELGQGPYKETLATSEDGSHSDAVSGVRIEDFDLQPHLQVWLVIERSPGGQVEDQFEVEALAEEKVEIGEWVVDEQY from the exons ATGGTTAGCCCCAATCGATCCACGCAGTCGCACATCTCCCAGGCTAGA AAAGCCGAGGGCGTCGTCGACACGGCCACCTCGCGGAACGCGGCGTTGGAGGCGGCGATCGATGCCGCCGAGCATTACATGAAAGCGTTGCGTCTAGCGCCGGCCACCGAGAAGACGACGCTCGATGCAAAATGCAAAGACCTGCTCACCCGAGCGGAGAAAATCAAGGGTGCTACTGACTGGCAGTCGGCGGCGTGGGGGGAATCTCGCAAGGGATTGCGACCTCCTACTTCCAAGCGCAAGCTCACGACACGTGAAGAGATCATTACCCTCGAGGGTGCGAAGCTAAATGGATTTAAATTTCCGCCATGGCAGCGTCCACCAGCTCCGGAGGAATTCGAATTGCCGGATAACCAGGTTTTCAC AGATTCACCGGACCTTCACATTTCAGAATGCCAACGGGCCATCTTCGCGGGCTGGAAACGTCCCCGCGAGCTGCTGCTCTCAAGAGAGGCTGATGCCGATAACCCCGTCATGTCCGTGTCAACCACCACGGACCTGGTGCAAGATGTATTGACCGATTGCTCGGTGGTTGCAAGTCtctgcgccgccacctcGCGCTCAGAGCGCGGTCTGGGAAAA CATGCGATGCCAGCCATGTCCCCCTGTgaaggagagcaaggagACCCCCAAACATCATCTTCCGGGAAATACATCTTCTGTTTCTACTTCAATGGGTCTTTTCGAAAAGTGGTCATTGATGACCGTCTACCGTCTTCAAAAACCACACGGTCACTCCATGTGATCGATCGAAACAACTACAACTTTCTATGGCCCGCACTGGTCGAGAAAGCATATCTCAAAGTCCGTGGGGGCTATGACTTTCCCGGAAGCAACTCAGGAACCGACCTCTGGGTTCTGACCGGGTGGATCCCAGAGCAagtcttcctccatcacGAGGATACTACCTCCGATGAGATCTGGGGCCGCTTGTACAAACCGTTCCATGTCGGTGATGTGGTACTGACCATTGGAACGGGCAAGCTGACCGAACAGGAGCAAAACGGACTGGGATTGGTGAGTGAGCATGACTATGCCATACTGGACATGAAGGAAGTCCACGGACGTCGCCAATTCCTTCTCAAGAACCCGTGGGCCGGCGAAGAACCCGAGCAGACACAATTTGGATTCAGGAAAGATGAACTTTTGCCTCTGTCACCAGGGATCTTTTGGATGGATTGCGAGCAGGTTCTGCAGAATTTTGAAAATCTCTACTTGAATTGGAACCCTGGCCTATTCAAATACCGCGAGGACATCCACTTCACCTGGGATCTGTCCCAGGGGCGAGGAATCGCTGGCTGTTTTATCAAGAACCCTCAATTCTCGATTCACAGCGAGTCGGGAGGTACGGTCTGGCTTCTGCTCGGGAAACATTTCAAGACTGTggaccaccaccgcatcGGAGACCAAGAGTTTATTAGTATCTACATATTTACGGCGGACGGGAGAAAGGTTTCCTTGAGCGACGGGGCCCTCCATCGGGGACCCTACGTGGACTCGCCCAACACACTTATGAGGCTGGAGATGCCTCCGAAGACGACCTATACGATTGTGGTTTCCGAGCAGTCTCTCCCTTCGTCGAGCCAAAACTTCACACTCTCCGCATTCTCATCATCTCCGGTGACGCTGGCCCCTTCCAGGGACAAATACCTCTGCTTGAACAAGGCATATGGATACTGGGCTCCACAGACTGCTGGTGGGAACGCCGAGTCCGCGCGGTACCATGCTAACCCGCAATTCAGTGTCCAGATTTCCGAGCGGACCGATTTTTCGGTCTTACTCGAGTCCcacgaggccgagctggcgacgCACGTTAAGCTCTTCTGGTCCAACGGCACGCGCATTGCCAGGGTACGCAGTCGAGACATCATCGCCGATAGCGGCGACTACCGCCGCGGCTGCGCACTGGCCGAGACCAAGGCCTTGGATCGGGGCAGCTACACCCTCGTCTGCTCTACGTTCGCACCCGATCAACTCGGCCGCTTCACGCTCTGGATCTCCTCAACGGTCCCGTGCGTGGTGCAACCACTGGCATCCGAGTCGGCCGGCCGCCGCATTGTGGTATCGCAAGTAGGAATCTTGTCGGCCGGCCGAGACCGCATGCTGGCGCCTTTGCGGGTGTCTCGCCTCACGCGGCTCAAGCTGGTGGCCAGGAACAGACGATCCATGATCGGGGCGCGGGCGGTTGCCCCTTCTCCGGTGCTGATGACGGTGGAACTGGGCCAGGGCCCGTACAAGGAGACCTTGGCGACCTCGGAGGATGGAAGCCATAGCGATGCTGTCTCGGGGGTTCGAATCGAGGATTTTGATCTTCAGCCTCATTTGCAGGTGTGGCTTGTGATTGAGCGGAGTCCTGGTGGGCAGGTGGAGGATCAATTCGAGGTTGAGGCATTAGCCGAAGAGAAAGTTGAGATTGGGGagtgggtggtggacgaACAATACTAG
- a CDS encoding uncharacterized protein (ID:PFLUO_007169-T1.cds;~source:funannotate) yields the protein MASNIPAVLKSADIGRFALRAAQIEPVKPVVAYWCNFYIVNQIIERGLHNSDDEVKLYTTDLVEKLEKFKIENPDNDTLTDNVAAQAFVEQFGLDVFKRAESAMTANKVTKQTADTFQAAATFLELCQIWGEPDPEIAGRIKFAKYHAVRIVKAIKAGQDPNESNPAPKEETEEAVTAPEVQEFDESVAEQASKPRQPSVEEIPDESDRLGPHLARQSALDESLHPSRASSLPRQPAASTTATEPDIPSVPLNAPGTRPQATDEPSGGDLELPSTPGHIGNSSTLPQLPDTPGGGARDTTNPSSNAFQSFPPPSASPSTTAPDPASFYDPSSASAHIPPPAAPQPPAAPLPTRAPPAAPPSSQPSHGMDDTSITLAQKHARWAVSALTFDDVDTAVKELRNSLRYLGAS from the exons ATGGCCAGCAACATTCCCGCCGTGCTCAAATCCGCCGACATCGGGCGCTTTGCCCTGCGTGCGGCCCAGATCGAGCCCGTCAAGCCAGTCGTGGCCTACTGGT GCAATTTCTACATCGTCAACCAGATCATCGAACGAGGCCTCCACAATTCAGATGATGAGGTCAAGCTCTACACCACAGatctggtggagaagctggagaag TTCAAGATCGAAAACCCGGACAACGATACACTGACGGACAATGTCGCTGCGCAGGCATTTGTCGAGCAGTTTGGCCTGGACGTGTTCAAGCGCGCCGAATCTGCCATGACTGCCAACAAGGTCACCAA ACAAACGGCAGACACTTTCCAGGCTGCGGCCACCTTCCTGGAGCTGTGCCAGATCTGGGGAGAGCCCGATCCCGAGATTGCGGGTCGGATCAAGTTCGCCAAATACCACGCCGTCCGAatcgtcaaggccatcaaagCCGGCCAAGACCCGAACGAGTCCAATCCCGCCCCGAAGGAGGAAACCGAGGAAGCCGTTACAGCCCCCGAAGTACAGGAATTTGATGAATCGGTGGCGGAACAAGCCTCCAAACCACGGCAGCCCTCTGTGGAAGAGATTCCCGATGAATCGGACCGTCTTGGACCACACCTGGCCCGGCAATCTGCGCTTGATGAatctctccatccatctcgcGCCTCATCGCTCCCGCGACAGCCtgccgcctccaccaccgccacggAGCCGGATATTCCTTCTGTCCCACTCAATGCCCCCGGAACACGCCCGCAAGCCACGGATGAACCGTCAGGGGGAGATTTGGAGCTTCCCTCAACCCCAGGGCACATCGGCAACTCCTCCACACTGCCACAGCTCCCAGATACCCCCGGAGGTGGTGCCCGGGACACCACAAACCCTTCCAGCAAcgccttccagtccttccctcctccatctgcCAGCCCTTCCACTACCGCACCAGACCCAGCTTCATTCTACGACCCTTCCAGTGCCAGTGCGCACATCCCACCGCCAGCCGCACCACAGCCACCTGCTGCACCATTGCCAACGCGCGCACCGCCCGCTGCCCCGCCATCGAGTCAACCGTCTCACGGGATGGACGACACGTCCATCACCCTGGCGCAGAAACATGCTCGCTGGGCAGTATCCGCGCTCACGTTTGACGATGTGGACACGGCCGTTAAAGAGCTGAGGAACTCACTGAGGTATCTGGGGGCATCTTGA
- a CDS encoding uncharacterized protein (ID:PFLUO_007170-T1.cds;~source:funannotate): MAKLRSGKGITSAASTSSATTPCPLMEFLNREELVVTSRLDEFRRFFDLQVLFWDEFRLKLKAWVSSFSSWVSVLNLESERRKIAESFLEENGPKFWGTDEIRKKYLMEESIESGDVCLWPERKEAMTRGLMLLLEKTAKLTKERRAGSSLSTIPNLPGLTTQSPFAATPPRLIDRQNARLQPQTPDISSPAGELPHRPVPTSPTPANSKNLSPIRATTLNQINFASIENEESFMAGTSCLVREDGVTDRPSVCVPFQHFVTSEHFLDAMAESCGLPPTTDPSALQLQRESPGVYRRVVSAMAWPRWTTTSFPIRLGYDGDIQALANKVNYAWQSKSRGEFSCFEFEIEVVLVVEEC; this comes from the exons ATGGCCAAGCTGCGCAGTGGCAAAGGCATCACCTCTGCCGCCTCAACTTCATCTGCTACCACTCCATGCCCTCTGATGGAGTTCCTCAACCGGGAAGAGCTGGTCGTCACGAGTCGCCTGGACGAGTTTCGGCGCTTTTTCGACCTGCAGGTTCTGTTTTGGGATGAATTCCGCCTCAAACTAAAAGCATGGGtctcttcattctccagctggGTCAGCGTCCTCAACTTGGAAAGTGAACGTCGCAAGATCGCGGAATCCTTCCTGGAGGAGAACGGACCCAAGTTCTGGGGCACAGACGAAATCCGCAAGAAGTACCTGATGGAGGAAAGTATCGAGTCCGGCGACGTGTGCCTGTGGCCGGAGCGCAAAGAGGC CATGACCCGAGGATTGATGCTGCTCCTGGAGAAGACCGCCAAACTTAcaaaggagagaagagctGGTTCTTCTCTATCGACAATTCCCAACCTGCCGGGCCTGACG ACCCAGTCTCCGTTTGCTGCCACTCCTCCCCGACTGATTGATCGCCAGAACGCGCGTCTCCAGCCCCAGACACCGGATATTAGCTCTCCTGCCGGAGAGCTGCCTCACCGGCCGGTTCCTACCAGCCCTACCCCAGCGAACAGTAAGAACCTGTCCCCTATTCGCGCAA CCACTCTGAACCAGATCAACTTTGCCAGCATTGAGAACGAAGAGTCATTCATGGCCGGAACCTCGTGTCTGGTCCGCGAGGATGGGGTGACCGACCGTCCGAGTGTCTGCGTCCCCTTCCAGCACTTTGTGACGTCGGAGCATTttttggatgccatggccgaGAGCTGCGGGCTGCCCCCCACTACGGATCCTAGCGCCCTCCAGCTTCAGCGGGAGTCTCCCGGGGTGTACCGTCGTGTGGTATCGGCTATGGCCTGGCCCCGGTGGACGACCACCTCGTTCCCCATCCGATTGGGGTACGATGGTGATATCCAGGCGCTGGCGAACAAAGTGAACTACGCCTGGCAGAGTAAGTCGCGGGGGGAGTTTTCCTGTTTCGAGTTTGAGATTgaggtggtgctggtggtggaggagtGTTAG
- a CDS encoding uncharacterized protein (ID:PFLUO_007171-T1.cds;~source:funannotate): MAGDDKKPAVLIIGGLGFLGRHLALHLHENKLAAEVRLVDKVLPQLAWLAPEFEEACSKEKFVQADASREQHFPRMFDRANGEQFDYVINCGGETRHSQPDDVYEVRSCALTAALGREVARRAIPAFVECSTAHVYKSGSSPRKESDKLQPWHNLAKWKLKASEELRKIPGANYVALRLPHLYGAYDSGYFAMGICLARVHVDLGKELELLYSKDLKINTLHVKDAAAALFSAAEWRANKGPRNDSDPEVLNVVDHNDTRQEHVAKALSEVFGLKVSFIGSLVSQLAKLSLDDVVDDMNEVSLQTWAELLAKSNVSRPGPISPFLERDVLKDQDMSIDGSLFESLTGWKPTHERFNAEGIREMVESYKRMGWWP, from the exons ATGGCCGGGGATGATAAGAAGCCTGCGGTCCTGATCATCGGCGGGCTTG GCTTCCTGGGCCGCCACCTTGCCCTGCACCTCCATGAGAACAAGCTTGCAGCCGAGGTGCGGCTAGTCGACAAGGTCCTCCCGCAACTGGCCTGGTTAGCGCCCGAATTCGAGGAGGCGTGCTCCAAGGAGAAATTCGTGCAGGCGGACGCCAGTCGTGAAC AGCACTTCCCGCGCATGTTCGACCGCGCCAACGGCGAGCAATTCGACTACGTGATCAATTGCGGCGGCGAAACACGCCACTCCCAGCCCGACGACGTCTACGAGGTGCGCAGCTGCGCCCTCACCGCCGCGCTGGGCCGCGAGGTCGCGCGGCGGGCCATCCCGGCGTTTGTCGAGTGCTCCACCGCACACGTCTACAAGAGCGGATCGTCGCCGCGCAAGGAGTCCGACAAGCTCCAGCCGTGGCACAACCTGGCCAAATGGAAGCTCAAGGCCTCGGAAGAGTTGCGCAAGATCCCCGGCGCGAACTATGTCGCGCTGCGCCTGCCGCACCTCTACGGCGCCTACGACTCGGGCTACTTCGCCATGGGCATCTGTCTGGCCCGCGTGCACGTCGACCTGGGCAAGGAATTGGAGCTACTGTACAGCAAGGATTTGAAGATCAACACGCTGCATGTCAaggacgcggcggcggcgctaTTCAGCGCGGCAGAGTGGCGTGCCAACAAGGGTCCGCGAAACGACTCGGACCCCGAGGTGTTAAACGTGGTTGACCACAACGACACGCGCCAGGAGCACGTGGCCAAGGCCCTCTCGGAGGTGTTCGGGCTCAAGGTCTCCTTCATCGGCTCGCTCGTCTCGCAGCTGGCCAAGCTGAGCCTGGacgatgtcgtcgacgacatgAACGAGGTCAGTCTGCAGACGTGGGCGGAGCTGCTGGCCAAGAGCAATGTCAGCCGTCCGGGTCCCATCAGTCCGTTCCTGGAGCGCGACGTGCTCAAGGATCAGGACATGTCCATCGACGGGTCGCTCTTCGAGTCCCTGACCGGATGGAAGCCGACCCACGAGCGCTTCAACGCCGAGGGGATTCGCGAGATGGTCGAGAGCTACAAACGCATGGGCTGGTGGCCATAA
- a CDS encoding uncharacterized protein (ID:PFLUO_007172-T1.cds;~source:funannotate) — translation MSSRSKPKIIPDTQTNPKSPRVLACVFCQQRKVKCDRRFPCSNCIKHRTRCVPATQTRRKRRFPERVLLDRLRKYEDLLRLHSIKFDPLHETKSGESPAARYGSEDERPESEGSSCEKVENAYEAKNIYHAMKHGLPEPTDVSDSLNHGVLPGGLSVGKTWDQFDTDDHILFSSRDRAVDLSTLHPEPVHVLRLWQIYLDNVNPLLKVTHSSLQGRIIEAASNMSNISPTLEALMFSIYCMATLSLTVDECVAMFGSTKQNLLKKYQVGCQQALLKCGFLRSNDRECLTALFLYLVSIHSNTDPRSLSSLLGIAIRIAQRVGIHSEAANSRCTIFEAEMRRRLWWSLILFDSRISELSDYKTTMLAPTWDCRVPINTNDFELRLETKEPPVPGQATESIFAVVRSELGDFIRHAPFHLDCTNPALKPISNLPGGVDDIAALEKMVEEKYLQFCDPANPLHFMTIWSTRAHLSKCCLLENFSKQSRSSSVHQPLTQAQRDATSSHALRMLESNTKVMTSPLTKGYVWFCHMHFPLPAYIHILQDLIRRRSLSKQSRHAWEVMSENYEAWLCASDSPTPPHSLVSNIILQAWEVLETPGQKDALAPPRIISSIRQKRAEVAADIQNAHDTASSDSAIDAGIDDLFLSMPLPMGVGSPSLGFGMGEQDGHSGMDPRLYAPLSLADLNQSNWASMQWGLG, via the exons ATGTCATCGCGATCTAAACCAAAAATTATCCCCGACACTCAAACAAACCCCAAGTCGCCACGGGTCCTTGCCTGCGTTTTCTGCCAGCAACGCAAGGTAAAATGTGACCGCCGGTTCCCGTGCTCGAACTGCATCAAGCACCGGACACGCTGTGTACCGGCGACGCAGACGCGGCGGAAAAGGAGGTTTCCGGAGCGAGTGCTTCTGGATCGTCTTCGGAAGTATGAGGATCTGCTCCGCCTGCATAGTATCAAATTTGACCCGCTTCATGAGACGAAATCGGGCGAGTCTCCTGCAGCTCGTTATGGTTCGGAGGATGAGCGGCCCGAGTCCGAAGGGTCGTCTTGCGAGAAGGTGGAGAATGCTTATGAGGCTAA GAATATATACCACGCCATGAAACATGGG TTACCAGAGCCTACAGACGTCAGCGACAGCTTGAACCATGGCGTCCTTCCCGGGGGCCTTTCAGTCGGCAAAACCTGGGATCAATTCGATACGGACGATCACATTCTCTTCAGTTCCCGCGACAGAGCGGTCGACCTTTCAACTCTCCACCCGGAACCAGTTCATGTTCTCCGGCTCTGGCAGATATATCTGGACAACGTCAACCCGCTGCTCAAAGTCACACATAGCAGTCTTCAGGGACGTATCATCGAAGCCGCGAGCAACATGTCGAACATCAGTCCCACCCTCGAGGCACTGATGTTCAGTATATACTGTATGGCGACTCTCAGTCTCACTGTGGATGAATGCGTCGCCATGTTTGGTTCGACAAAGCAGAATCTACTGAAGAAGTATCAAGTTGGTTGCCAGCAGGCTCTATTGAAGTGCGGGTTCTTACGGTCTAACGACCGAGAGTGCTTGACTGCACTCTTTCTCTACCTG GTCTCAATTCATTCAAACACAGACCCTCGgtccctctcttctctgctcGGCATCGCAATCCGTATTGCGCAGCGCGTAGGCATCCACAGTGAAGCAGCCAATTCTCGATGCACAATCTTCGAAGCAGAAATGCGCCGACGGCTATGGTGGTCCCTTATCCTCTTCGACTCGCGCATCAGCGAATTGTCCGACTACAAAACCACAATGCTAGCTCCTACCTGGGACTGCAGGGTTCCCATCAACACTAACGACTTTGAGCTTCGACTGGAGACCAAAGAACCCCCTGTTCCTGGACAAGCCACCGAGTCGATCTTCGCAGTTGTGCGCAGTGAGCTGGGCGATTTCATCCGACATGCACCCTTCCACCTTGACTGTACCAATCCAGCCCTGAAGCCTATTTCCAATCTTCCGGGCGGTGTCGACGACATAgccgcgctggagaagatggtcgaggagaAATACCTCCAGTTCTGTGACCCGGCGAACCCGCTTCATTTCATGACGATCTGGTCGACGAGAGCGCATCTCTCGAAATGCTGTCTCTTGGAGAACTTCTCAAAACAGtcgcgctcttcttctgtaCACCAACCACTAACGCAAGCCCAGCGGGACGCTACCTCCTCCCACGCCCTCCGCATGCTCGAGTCTAACACGAAAGTCATGACTTCGCCTCTGACAAAGGGATACGTCTGGTTCTGCCACATGCATTTCCCACTCCCAGCATATATCCACATCTTGCAAGACCTGATCCGGAGACGATCACTGAGCAAGCAGTCCCGACACGCGTGGGAGGTCATGAGTGAGAACTACGAAGCGTGGCTCTGTGCGTCGGACTCGCCCACCCCGCCCCATTCACTTGTCAGTAATATCATTCTTCAAGCTTGGGAGGTTCTGGAGACGCCCGGTCAAAAGGATGCGTTGGCTCCGCCGAGAATTATCTCGAGTATCAGACAGAAAAGGGCAGAGGTGGCTGCCGATATTCAGAATGCCCACGACACAGCATCGTCTGATAGTGCGATAGATGCAGGCATCGACGATCTGTTTCTGTCCATGCCTTTGCCCATGGGTGTTGGTAGTCCCAGCCTAGGGTTTGGGATGGGTGAACAAGATGGCCACTCGGGGATGGACCCGAGGCTTTACGCTCCCCTCTCACTGGCTGATTTGAATCAGTCCAACTGGGCCTCAATGCAGTGGGGGTTAGGATGA
- a CDS encoding uncharacterized protein (ID:PFLUO_007173-T1.cds;~source:funannotate), giving the protein MSSSEDDTPLMATNGRVNGTSSATKVDAKHPKVKAESSQLDPGISIRFGPVQDRDVEMKDAEGGASKRKGRTSVSHQKSYAESESSDEDDQPLSKRRRTSMKHKDPETDEDVPLARNGRKLPKASETAIGESSDSDVPIERKLAAQKKKIEQRAARKPAPKKETKPTPATKKQTNGVKKEPAVKKVKAESVSPQKPKGKAVKRESEDADEKEDEDDDEEYRWWLDPTKGDGTNKWTTLEHSGVVFPPPYEPLPKNVKMKYDGVPVTLHPDAEEVASFFGSMLNSTHNVENPVFQKNFFGDFKDIIKKTGGAKDSKGNKIEIKEFSKCDFKPIFEYYDAQRQEKKNLPPAEKKRLKAEKDEAEAQYQYCIWDGRKQKVGNFRVEPPSLFRGRGEHPKTGRVKTRVLPEQITINIGKDAPVPPPPAGHRWKEVKHDREGTWLAMWQENINGNYKYVMLAANSDVKGQSDFKKFEKARELKKHIAKIRKDYQKKLRDDMMVERQKATAVYLIDQFALRAGNEKGEDEAETVGCCSLKYENITLKPPATVVFDFLGKDSIRFYDEVEVDPQVFKNLKIFKKAPKKEGDEVFDRLTTSALNKHLQGYMSGLTAKVFRTYNASWTMGNLLKEMNATGSIPEKVKAYNDANRRVAILCNHKRTVTAGHANQMEKMGERIKGLRYQKWRLKQMMLDLDPSLKKKKGASFFELDEDLDKEWIKEHQAFLIEEQSQKITKKFEKDNEKLAAERQKEMKATELEERLKVVKEMEKKFNKENKTGKVEAEGKGPTVERFENSIAKLDQRVETMSLQAQDKEDNKEVALGTSKINYIDPRLTVVFSKKFNVPIEKFFSKSLREKFEWAIKSVEEDWEF; this is encoded by the exons ATGAGCTCTTCAGAGGACGACACTCCCCTCATGGCCACCAATGGCCGGGTCAACG GCACTTCCTCGGCGACAAAGGTCGATGCGAAGCACCCCAAAGTCAAAGCGGAGAGCAGTCAACTGGACCCTGGTATTTCGATTCGATTTGGCCCCGTGCAGGACAGAGATGTGGAAATGAAAGACGCGGAGGGCGGTGCCAGCAAGCGCAAGGGCCGCACAAGCGTCAGCCACCAGAAGTCATATGCGGAATCGGAAAGTAGtgatgaagacgatcagCCCTTG AGCAAGCGTCGACGCACCTCCATGAAACATAAAGATCCTGAAACGGACGAGGATGTGCCTCTGGCACGGAACGGACGAAAGCTTCCGAAGGCTTCCGAAACAGCCATTGGAGAGTCTTCCGACTCCGACGTGCCGATCGAGCGGAAGCTCGCGGcgcagaaaaagaagattgAGCAGAGGGCTGCGCGCAAACCAGCTccgaagaaagaaaccaagcCAACACCAGCCACCAAGAAACAAACCAACGGCGTTAAGAAGGAACCAGCTGTAAAGAAGGTGAAGGCTGAGTCGGTCTCTCCGCAGAAgcccaagggcaaggccgTGAAGCGGGAGAGcgaggatgcggatgagaaggaagatgaagatgatgacgaggagtACCGATGGTGGTTGGACCCGACCAAGGGCGATGGGACCAACAAATGGACCACTCTGGAACACAGCGGCGTGGTTTTCCCACCACCTTACGAGCCACTGCCAAAGAATGTCAAGATGAAGTACGACGGGGTCCCGGTCACTCTTCACCCGGACGCCGAAGAGGTGGCTAGTTTCTTCGGCAGCATGCTCAACTCGACCCACAACGTGGAGAACCCTGTTTTTCAAAAGAACTTCTTCGGGGATTTCAAAGACATTATCAAGAAAACCGGAGGTGCCAAGGACTCCAAGGGCAACAAGATTGAGATCAAGGAATTCTCCAAGTGCGACTTCAAGCCCATCTTTGAATACTACGACGCGCAGCgacaggagaagaagaattTGCCTCCGGCCGAGAAGAAACGCTtgaaggccgagaaggatgaggctgaAGCCCAGTATCAATATTGTATCTGGGATGGCCGCAAACAGAAGGTGGGCAACTTCCGTGTTGAACCTCCGTCTCTGTTCCGTGGACGAGGCGAGCATCCCAAAACTGGCCGCGTCAAGACTCGGGTGCTTCCCGAGCAGATCACCATCAACATCGGCAAGGATGCGCCTGTTCCCCCGCCTCCCGCTGGCCACCgctggaaggaggtgaagcATGACAGGGAAGGAACCTGGCTCGCCATGTGGCAGGAAAACATCAATGGCAACTACAAATACGTCATGCTGGCCGCCAATTCCGACGTTAAGGGACAGAGCGACTTCAAGAAATTCGAGAAGGCCCGCGAGTTAAAGAAGCATATCGCCAAGATCCGGAAGGACTATCAGAAGAAGTTGAGGGACGACATGATGGTGGAGCGCCAGAAGGCTACCGCAGTCTATCTCATTGACCAGTTTGCTCTTCGTGCCGGAAATGAAAagggcgaggacgaagcGGAAACTGTTGGCTGCTGCTCGCTGAAGTACGAAAACATTACTCTCAAGCCACCGGCCACTGTCGTCTTTGATTTCCTCGGTAAGGATAGTATCCGTTTCTACGatgaggtcgaggtcgatcCGCAGGTCTTCAAGAACCTGAAGATCTTCAAGAAGGCGCCGAAgaaggagggcgatgaggtCTTCGACCGGCTGACG ACTTCTGCGCTCAACAAACATCTCCAAGGTTATATGTCCGGTCTGACTGCCAAGGTCTTCCGTACCTACAACGCATCCTGGACCATGGGCAACCTGCTCAAAGAGATGAACGCCACTGGTTCTATTCCAGAGAAGGTCAAGGCATACAACGATGCCAACCGTCGGGTTGCCATTCTGTGCAACCACAAGCGCACTGTCACTGCTGGTCATGCCAATcagatggagaagatgggtGAACGG ATCAAGGGACTTCGCTATCAGAAATGGCGACTCAAGCAAATGATGCTCGATCTGGATCCCAGcttgaaaaagaagaagggcgcATCCTTCTTCGAGCTCGATGAGGACCTCGACAAAGAGTGGATCAAAGAACACCAGGCCTTCCTGATCGAGGAGCAGAGCCAGAAGATCACGAAGAAGTTCGAGAAAGACAATGAGAAGCTGGCCGCtgaaagacagaaagagatGAAGGCGACAGAGCTCGAGGAGCGTCTGAAAGTcgtcaaggagatggagaagaaattcaacaaggagaacaagaCCGGTAAGGTGGAGGCCGAAGGTAAGGGTCCGACTGTGGAGCGGTTCGAGAACAGCATCGCCAAGCTCGACCAACGCGTTGAGACCATGTCTCTTCAGGCCCAGGACAAGGAAGACAACAAGGAAGTCGCGCTAGGCACCTCGAAGATCAACTACATCGACCCACGTCTCACCGTTGTCTTCAGCAAGAAGTTCAACGTGCCCATCGAAAAATTCTTCTCCAAGTCTTTGCGCGAGAAGTTCGAGTGGGCCATCAAGTCTGTTGAGGAGGACTGGGAGTTCTAG